In a single window of the uncultured Desulfovibrio sp. genome:
- the dapB gene encoding 4-hydroxy-tetrahydrodipicolinate reductase, which translates to MSTSIIVVGASGRMGKTISGLVEADPQFTLAGLVDSPERIAALAGAACPVSDSLAALLPKLPGAVVIDFTAPAVSLQSAQAVAQTGNALVIGTTGFTDEQKDELRALADKAPIFWASNMSIGVNVLLNILPQLTKALGEDYDIEMVELHHNRKKDSPSGTALTLGECLAEARDWKLNDVRCSSRDGIIGARPKEQIGIQAIRGGDVVGVHTVYFMGPGERIEVTHQAHSRENFARGAIRAAGWMAGQKPGKLYSMQDVIKDI; encoded by the coding sequence ATGAGCACTTCTATTATTGTGGTCGGGGCCAGCGGGCGCATGGGCAAAACCATCAGCGGGCTTGTAGAAGCCGACCCGCAGTTCACCCTTGCGGGGCTGGTGGACAGCCCGGAGCGCATAGCCGCTCTAGCGGGCGCTGCCTGTCCTGTTTCCGACAGCTTGGCTGCCCTGTTGCCCAAGCTTCCTGGTGCAGTGGTCATTGACTTCACCGCGCCTGCCGTGAGCCTGCAATCGGCGCAGGCCGTGGCGCAGACGGGCAACGCCCTAGTTATCGGCACCACGGGCTTTACCGATGAGCAAAAGGATGAACTGCGCGCCCTTGCCGACAAGGCCCCCATTTTCTGGGCCTCGAACATGAGCATCGGCGTGAATGTGCTGCTCAACATCCTGCCCCAGCTTACCAAGGCCCTTGGCGAAGATTATGATATTGAAATGGTGGAGCTGCACCACAACCGCAAAAAGGACAGCCCCAGTGGCACGGCCCTGACACTTGGCGAGTGCCTTGCCGAGGCCCGCGACTGGAAGCTCAACGATGTGCGCTGCTCCAGCCGTGACGGCATCATCGGCGCTCGCCCCAAGGAGCAGATCGGCATTCAGGCCATACGCGGCGGGGATGTGGTGGGCGTACACACCGTGTACTTTATGGGGCCCGGGGAGCGCATTGAAGTGACCCATCAGGCCCACTCGCGCGAGAATTTTGCGCGCGGCGCTATCCGCGCCGCTGGCTGGATGGCAGGGCAGAAGCCCGGCAAGCTCTATAGCATGCAGGATGTGATTAAGGATATCTAG
- a CDS encoding methyl-accepting chemotaxis protein, whose amino-acid sequence MARLSFKSVNTVLATIISIVLLIGVSSLVIYVGKSSYNVVNKTSVDGMKIINNGLIANVNDLIDANMSMIKVPAQSGQAKKAIEGDRAEMDALIKALVKEYKGINSIYVLNAQGIAVSGASSQGESFIGNNYGDRSYFKIAMQGKDAIDPDIIVAKTTKKEVLAIATPVFGENGKPIGAVCVTINWLEYIKSHVFNITVASHGYAFIIDANGRVIAHPNADTHMSDVSKLEFVVKALKIKNGSFDYEFQGKDKVIVFQTIERTGWLVCTSAFTDDLAKDAIEQRNILILVAIGIFVVLLGSIVFMVRRIITAPLKNIMDYSAQIAHGDFKATLTGNYSFELAELAGNFKEMTAVLKNRLGFADGVLQGITFPTLVADTDVCITYVNDAMVKLVGKSGKPADYKGMTAAEFFYGDASKRTICHKCLSEEVNAHGIEAEMTFADGQHKKLRIDASLIRDLDGNIVGAVTLVFDLTEIKKQQATIEQQRDAVAQVAQNANAIADRLSTATEELSTQVEQASRGADQQTQRVSETATAMEQMNASVLEVARNAGGASDTTINAKRKAEHGAEVVNKVVQGINQLHTQAMGLKTGMASLGDQAQSIGQIMTVISDIADQTNLLALNAAIEAARAGEAGRGFAVVADEVRKLAEKTMQATREVGSAIQGIQNGTTQNIDQVNQTVDTIEQTTELAGTSGEALSEIVVLVDQAADQAHSIAAAAEEQSATSDEINRAVEQINTISSETASAMSQSANAVTELAKQAQELKKLIAQMVS is encoded by the coding sequence ATGGCACGCCTGTCATTCAAGAGTGTAAACACTGTATTAGCCACAATCATAAGCATTGTATTGCTCATTGGCGTTTCAAGTCTTGTCATTTACGTTGGAAAATCTTCATACAATGTCGTCAACAAAACGTCTGTAGACGGCATGAAGATCATAAATAATGGTCTTATCGCCAACGTAAATGATTTGATCGATGCAAACATGAGCATGATCAAGGTCCCAGCCCAGAGCGGTCAGGCTAAAAAAGCCATCGAAGGCGACAGAGCCGAAATGGACGCCCTGATCAAAGCCCTCGTAAAAGAATACAAGGGCATCAACTCTATCTATGTGTTGAATGCTCAGGGTATCGCCGTATCAGGGGCGTCAAGCCAGGGCGAATCCTTTATTGGCAATAATTATGGCGACAGGAGTTATTTCAAAATAGCTATGCAGGGCAAGGATGCCATTGACCCCGATATCATTGTTGCAAAAACCACCAAAAAAGAAGTCCTTGCCATTGCAACCCCAGTTTTTGGCGAAAACGGCAAGCCCATTGGAGCTGTGTGCGTAACCATCAACTGGCTTGAATACATCAAAAGTCATGTTTTTAACATAACTGTTGCATCACATGGCTATGCATTTATTATTGATGCCAACGGTCGCGTTATCGCCCACCCCAATGCTGATACTCACATGAGCGATGTCAGCAAACTGGAGTTTGTAGTCAAGGCGCTCAAAATCAAGAACGGCTCTTTTGATTATGAGTTTCAGGGTAAGGACAAGGTGATTGTTTTTCAAACCATTGAAAGAACAGGCTGGCTTGTCTGCACCTCCGCCTTTACAGACGATCTTGCAAAAGACGCCATTGAGCAACGCAACATTCTTATTCTCGTTGCCATCGGTATTTTCGTTGTATTGCTGGGCAGCATTGTGTTTATGGTTCGCCGGATCATCACCGCCCCGCTGAAGAACATTATGGACTACAGCGCACAGATTGCGCACGGCGACTTCAAGGCCACGCTCACGGGCAATTACAGCTTTGAACTGGCTGAACTGGCAGGCAATTTCAAAGAAATGACCGCTGTACTCAAAAACCGCCTGGGTTTTGCTGACGGCGTATTGCAGGGCATCACCTTCCCCACCCTTGTGGCAGATACAGATGTGTGCATTACCTATGTAAATGACGCCATGGTCAAACTTGTGGGCAAGAGCGGCAAGCCTGCAGATTATAAGGGTATGACAGCGGCTGAATTTTTCTACGGGGATGCCAGCAAGCGCACCATCTGCCATAAATGTCTGAGCGAGGAAGTAAACGCACATGGCATTGAAGCAGAAATGACCTTTGCAGACGGCCAGCACAAAAAACTGCGCATTGATGCTTCGCTGATCCGCGATCTGGACGGCAACATTGTGGGCGCAGTAACACTTGTGTTTGACCTGACGGAAATTAAAAAACAGCAGGCAACCATTGAGCAACAGCGCGATGCCGTTGCCCAGGTGGCGCAGAACGCCAATGCCATTGCCGACAGGCTTTCCACCGCTACCGAGGAACTTTCCACACAGGTGGAACAGGCCAGCCGTGGCGCGGATCAGCAGACGCAGCGTGTTTCTGAAACCGCCACCGCCATGGAGCAGATGAATGCCTCAGTGCTTGAGGTTGCGCGCAATGCGGGCGGCGCCTCGGACACTACCATCAATGCCAAGCGCAAGGCGGAACACGGCGCAGAAGTGGTCAACAAGGTGGTGCAGGGCATCAACCAGTTGCACACGCAGGCAATGGGCCTCAAGACCGGCATGGCCTCGCTGGGCGATCAGGCCCAGAGTATCGGCCAGATCATGACCGTGATTTCAGACATTGCAGATCAGACCAACCTGCTGGCCCTTAACGCGGCCATCGAAGCGGCGCGCGCGGGCGAAGCCGGACGCGGATTTGCCGTTGTGGCCGACGAAGTGCGCAAGCTGGCGGAAAAGACCATGCAGGCAACCCGAGAGGTTGGTTCCGCCATTCAGGGCATCCAGAACGGCACCACGCAGAACATTGATCAGGTCAACCAGACTGTAGACACCATCGAGCAGACTACCGAGCTTGCCGGAACCTCCGGCGAGGCACTTTCCGAAATTGTGGTGCTGGTGGATCAGGCTGCGGATCAGGCTCATTCCATCGCCGCCGCCGCTGAAGAACAGTCGGCCACCAGCGACGAGATCAACCGGGCTGTGGAGCAGATCAACACCATCAGCTCTGAGACGGCCTCCGCCATGTCGCAATCTGCAAACGCAGTGACGGAACTGGCGAAGCAGGCGCAGGAACTCAAAAAGCTCATTGCGCAGATGGTTTCCTAG
- a CDS encoding DMT family transporter has translation MQNARQAAPPQLQSTTAPNKDAMQQSAVRAALIRMHAATVLFGISGIFGKLCQCSAVDLVWGRAVVAVAALGCVCLIRRDPPWHGIAARDLTGLAVSGILLTLHFVTFFMGIKLGGIAVGTLGFACFPAFTALFEAIAYRERPSARELQCIGMVSIGLVCLTPSFSLADTATHGLLWGMVSAAVYGLVAIANRHFAGGMSGMHTCWWQNMVIIICLLPIAAADVPGIVALDWLWIFCLGLLCTALAYSLYVSSLTALKARQAAVIITLEPVYAIIAAWLLFNDAPGLGIFAGGALILGAVFRLSRR, from the coding sequence ATGCAGAATGCCAGACAGGCTGCGCCCCCACAATTACAATCTACCACAGCACCCAACAAGGACGCAATGCAGCAAAGCGCCGTGCGCGCAGCCTTGATCCGCATGCACGCAGCGACGGTTCTGTTTGGTATCTCTGGCATTTTTGGTAAATTGTGCCAGTGTTCCGCCGTTGATCTTGTCTGGGGCAGGGCCGTGGTTGCAGTGGCCGCCCTTGGCTGCGTCTGCCTTATCCGGCGTGATCCGCCCTGGCATGGAATTGCGGCACGCGACCTGACAGGCCTTGCCGTAAGCGGCATTCTGCTGACCCTCCATTTTGTCACATTTTTTATGGGGATAAAACTGGGCGGCATTGCGGTGGGCACGCTCGGCTTTGCGTGTTTTCCCGCCTTTACGGCCCTGTTTGAAGCCATTGCCTACCGCGAACGCCCAAGTGCCCGGGAATTGCAATGCATTGGCATGGTGAGCATTGGGCTTGTGTGCCTGACGCCTTCGTTTTCGCTGGCTGATACTGCAACCCACGGCCTGCTGTGGGGCATGGTTTCCGCTGCGGTCTACGGTCTGGTGGCCATAGCAAACCGGCACTTTGCCGGGGGCATGTCTGGCATGCATACCTGCTGGTGGCAAAATATGGTAATCATCATTTGCCTTCTGCCCATTGCAGCAGCGGATGTGCCGGGCATTGTCGCGCTGGACTGGCTGTGGATATTCTGCCTGGGCCTTTTGTGCACCGCCCTCGCCTACAGCCTTTACGTCAGCAGCCTCACCGCCCTCAAGGCCCGGCAGGCAGCTGTTATCATCACGCTTGAGCCGGTTTACGCCATAATTGCGGCGTGGCTGCTCTTTAACGATGCTCCGGGTCTGGGAATTTTTGCAGGCGGCGCGCTCATTCTTGGCGCTGTATTCAGACTCAGCAGGCGATGA
- the panD gene encoding aspartate 1-decarboxylase — protein MLQILRAKLHCIRVTGCELNYHGSVTLDPEQCREAGIYPLEFVYIWNKSNGQRISTYVIYGEPGSRCCILNGAAARACQRGDEVIISAYEYVNGPQDLYSRKPVVLTFNEDNSIHERLRYVVDGEEEGDFGFHVETE, from the coding sequence ATGCTGCAAATACTGCGGGCAAAACTGCATTGCATTCGTGTTACCGGGTGCGAACTGAACTACCACGGCTCGGTGACGCTTGACCCGGAGCAGTGCCGCGAGGCGGGCATCTACCCGCTGGAATTTGTGTATATCTGGAACAAGAGCAACGGACAGCGCATTTCCACCTACGTCATCTACGGCGAGCCGGGTTCGCGCTGCTGCATACTTAATGGTGCGGCGGCCCGGGCCTGCCAGCGTGGGGATGAAGTTATCATCAGCGCTTACGAATACGTGAACGGCCCTCAGGATCTGTACAGCCGCAAACCCGTGGTGCTGACCTTTAACGAGGACAACAGCATTCATGAGCGCCTGCGCTATGTGGTGGACGGGGAAGAAGAAGGCGACTTTGGCTTTCATGTGGAAACCGAATAG
- a CDS encoding J domain-containing protein — protein MRRRPRQISLKECYDILKLKKNADTADLKRAYRRRAFELHPDLNPGNPDASREFQLLNEAYVALSAILKHEDGVRASTEASRAAQAESNARAAKEEPTDDRAEQKTQAENGSQGSNGQQAGSDAKEDSSGAADPAAGARAADETGKAQKEQNQEQQKNKTADQKNAQNGYSEHDVLRDLLTDPFARRVFEDIYSELNRQHQEEAPPQQEAPYQKEGPAFDQPKEKPAAEKRNVKLHKSNLAWGTPKWNKDHSKGVTGMVKGWLRRQIDEEQTLALPSANLAPGKRIRLQIRQALSGELKTVEITLPPDFAVGKPIRLRGLGKRVGPWQGDLYLIITNE, from the coding sequence ATGCGACGCCGCCCCCGCCAGATATCGCTGAAAGAATGCTACGACATTCTCAAGCTTAAAAAAAACGCCGATACGGCTGACCTCAAGCGGGCCTATCGGCGTCGCGCTTTTGAGCTGCACCCCGATCTCAACCCCGGCAACCCGGACGCCAGCCGGGAATTTCAGCTGCTCAACGAGGCCTATGTGGCCCTTTCCGCCATACTCAAGCATGAGGACGGCGTGCGGGCTTCAACAGAGGCCAGCAGGGCTGCGCAGGCAGAGAGCAATGCGCGGGCCGCAAAGGAAGAACCCACTGACGACAGGGCCGAACAGAAGACCCAGGCTGAAAATGGCTCTCAAGGCAGCAACGGGCAGCAAGCAGGCTCTGACGCAAAAGAAGACAGCTCTGGTGCGGCTGACCCCGCTGCCGGGGCACGGGCCGCAGACGAGACCGGGAAAGCCCAAAAAGAGCAGAATCAAGAGCAGCAAAAAAACAAAACTGCAGACCAAAAAAATGCGCAGAACGGCTATTCTGAGCATGACGTGCTGCGCGACCTGCTGACAGATCCCTTTGCCCGCCGCGTTTTTGAAGATATTTACAGCGAACTGAACCGCCAGCATCAGGAAGAAGCGCCCCCCCAGCAGGAAGCGCCTTACCAAAAGGAAGGGCCTGCTTTTGACCAGCCCAAGGAAAAACCCGCGGCGGAAAAGCGCAATGTAAAGCTGCACAAGAGCAATCTGGCCTGGGGCACGCCCAAGTGGAACAAAGACCACAGCAAGGGCGTTACCGGCATGGTCAAGGGCTGGCTGCGCCGTCAGATCGATGAGGAACAAACCCTTGCGCTGCCCTCGGCCAACCTTGCGCCCGGCAAACGCATTCGCCTGCAAATACGCCAGGCCCTTTCTGGCGAACTGAAAACTGTCGAGATCACCCTGCCCCCGGATTTTGCCGTGGGCAAACCCATTCGACTGCGCGGGCTGGGCAAGCGCGTGGGCCCGTGGCAAGGCGATTTGTACCTGATTATCACCAACGAATGA
- a CDS encoding YkgJ family cysteine cluster protein — protein sequence MSAAHGESVFNCRMCGHCCEGRGGIVVSPTDLIRLAAHMQQAPEAVADSYCERIGGKLKIRCGEDGYCVFFRQGSGCGVHEGKPSICRAWPFFRGNIEDPTSLAMAKEFCPGIETGALHADFAREGRDYLHENGLLASDATCEANALILK from the coding sequence ATGTCTGCCGCTCACGGAGAATCGGTTTTCAACTGCCGCATGTGCGGCCACTGCTGCGAAGGAAGAGGCGGCATTGTCGTAAGCCCCACAGACCTGATCCGGCTGGCAGCGCACATGCAGCAAGCGCCGGAAGCAGTGGCAGACAGCTATTGCGAACGCATTGGCGGCAAGCTCAAAATTCGCTGCGGCGAAGACGGCTACTGCGTATTTTTTCGCCAGGGCAGCGGCTGCGGCGTGCACGAGGGCAAGCCTTCAATCTGCCGCGCATGGCCCTTTTTTCGTGGCAACATTGAAGACCCGACCAGCCTCGCCATGGCCAAGGAATTCTGCCCCGGCATCGAAACTGGCGCGCTGCATGCGGATTTTGCGCGCGAAGGCCGCGACTACCTGCACGAAAACGGCCTGCTGGCTTCCGATGCCACCTGTGAAGCCAATGCGCTTATCCTGAAGTAA
- a CDS encoding CoA-binding protein yields MLDDRLMRAMFGESRSVAIIGAKDKAGQAVDRVGRYLLEQGYTIFPVHPVRKTVWGLPALTCLAELPGPVDIVNLFRAPEYCPAHAQEVLDLPWKPKVFWMQLGIRSIEARQLLARTGMTVVEDSCIMVEHERLMRPSLTF; encoded by the coding sequence ATGCTTGACGACAGACTGATGCGCGCCATGTTTGGCGAATCACGCAGCGTCGCCATTATCGGCGCCAAGGACAAAGCCGGACAGGCCGTGGACAGGGTCGGGCGCTATCTGCTGGAGCAGGGATACACGATTTTTCCTGTCCACCCCGTGCGCAAAACCGTTTGGGGGCTGCCTGCGTTGACCTGTCTTGCGGAACTGCCCGGGCCGGTGGATATCGTCAATCTGTTTCGCGCGCCGGAATACTGCCCCGCCCACGCGCAGGAAGTACTGGATCTGCCCTGGAAACCAAAAGTTTTCTGGATGCAGCTTGGCATACGCTCGATCGAGGCACGTCAGCTGTTAGCCCGTACAGGCATGACAGTAGTTGAAGATTCCTGCATCATGGTGGAACACGAGCGCCTCATGCGCCCCTCGCTCACTTTTTAA